The following proteins are co-located in the Nonlabens ponticola genome:
- a CDS encoding DUF5606 family protein, whose translation MSLDNILSITGKPGLYQLKNKARSGFVVQSIVDNKTSIVGMNHNVSVLKDISIYTYDAEMPLKDVFNKMAAKEDQGPAINHKSSKEELSAYFNEVLPEYDEDRVYPSDIKKVVQWYNILQKNDLLPSEEDAASEEE comes from the coding sequence ATGAGTCTAGATAATATTTTATCGATCACTGGTAAACCAGGTTTATATCAATTGAAAAATAAAGCCCGCAGTGGTTTTGTAGTTCAGTCTATCGTGGACAATAAGACCTCGATTGTAGGTATGAACCACAATGTGAGCGTTCTCAAGGATATCTCGATCTACACTTATGATGCAGAGATGCCATTAAAAGATGTTTTCAATAAAATGGCAGCCAAAGAAGATCAAGGCCCAGCGATCAATCATAAAAGCAGTAAGGAAGAATTGTCTGCCTACTTCAATGAAGTGCTTCCAGAATATGATGAGGATCGTGTTTATCCCAGTGATATTAAGAAAGTAGTGCAGTGGTACAACATCTTACAAAAGAATGATTTACTGCCTAGTGAAGAAGACGCTGCAAGTGAGGAAGAATAA
- a CDS encoding DUF6048 family protein yields the protein MILCSFSHAQQQQPQEALEVPQDSTYNIVTYGLRIGLDIASPLRTALDDDYTGFQLLADYRLTDRWYVAGEIGTESIDRTSAAVDFETDGSFIKAGADFNLYRNWVNMDNMIYAGFRTGFSTFSQQLDRFDINQDNNYFPIDSIEAQQEFNNLTAFWIELQVGVKVELIDNLYMVANVQLKRLVNEDQPDGFDNLFVPGFGRTFDTNEIGVGYTYGIQYRIPFFKK from the coding sequence ATGATACTGTGTAGCTTTAGTCATGCGCAGCAACAGCAACCTCAAGAGGCACTTGAAGTCCCACAAGATTCCACTTATAACATCGTTACCTATGGCTTGAGAATAGGACTCGACATTGCCTCACCATTGCGAACGGCTCTGGATGATGATTACACAGGTTTCCAACTATTAGCCGATTATAGACTTACAGATCGTTGGTATGTTGCCGGTGAGATAGGTACTGAAAGTATAGATCGCACCAGTGCTGCTGTTGATTTTGAAACCGATGGATCATTTATTAAAGCTGGTGCAGACTTTAATCTCTATCGCAACTGGGTAAACATGGATAACATGATCTACGCAGGTTTTAGGACAGGTTTTAGCACATTCTCGCAGCAGCTGGATCGATTTGACATCAATCAGGATAATAATTATTTCCCTATTGACAGCATTGAAGCGCAGCAGGAATTTAACAACCTTACTGCGTTCTGGATAGAACTGCAAGTTGGCGTCAAGGTAGAATTGATTGACAACTTATACATGGTGGCAAACGTGCAGCTTAAAAGACTGGTCAATGAAGATCAACCTGATGGATTTGATAATCTTTTTGTGCCAGGATTTGGGAGAACTTTTGATACTAACGAGATAGGCGTTGGTTACACGTATGGAATACAGTACCGCATTCCGTTTTTTAAGAAATGA
- a CDS encoding DUF6452 family protein, whose translation MNNRIIIIFIALIGLSTSSCERDDLCIPEDDTTPRMIVIFTDRLNPSERKDVASLRVNEVDRDEFAPLNRDGATSLTQVDSIALPLRSDQGLTDFTFIQSLNQVDSFDDVAFEYEVDQEYISRACGFKSVYENLITTLQPNADDPWIDSIIVLETEINDNQDIHVEIRH comes from the coding sequence ATGAATAATCGTATCATAATCATTTTTATAGCTTTGATTGGTCTATCGACCTCATCTTGTGAGCGTGACGACCTGTGTATTCCAGAAGATGACACCACACCCAGAATGATTGTCATTTTTACCGATAGGCTCAATCCCAGTGAGCGTAAGGATGTAGCCAGTCTCAGAGTGAATGAGGTAGATCGCGATGAATTTGCTCCGCTTAATCGCGATGGCGCCACTAGTTTGACACAGGTGGACTCTATTGCGCTACCCTTGCGCAGCGATCAAGGATTGACAGACTTTACTTTTATACAGTCTCTAAATCAAGTGGACAGTTTTGATGATGTAGCGTTTGAATATGAGGTAGATCAAGAATATATTTCACGCGCCTGCGGCTTTAAAAGCGTTTATGAAAATCTCATAACAACTTTACAGCCTAATGCAGACGATCCATGGATTGATAGCATCATCGTGTTAGAAACTGAAATTAACGACAATCAAGATATTCATGTTGAGATACGCCATTAG